The following coding sequences are from one Myxococcales bacterium window:
- a CDS encoding HEAT repeat domain-containing protein, which yields MFERPEDAERALDALIRQGDHQERKLAVNAAAALGLEGLVRQAALDRDETIRLEALRGAARLNPPAVDLLRAAADSGSPSVRAEAMRLLVLAGGEAAAQVLPIFQAMVHTGNLETRRTAALGLGELVGAETEAVQALAQLMSSRSETIRRSAAEALSAVAGREATLARPLLEQALGDSAHDVREAASRGLAVAWAADQTPEALAAVLRDAEADSRRRFVALEALVRRAKTPEARTAVLDALNGVATSGPSLARLAARVGLAFIDSPATEMRSFLDRLLGS from the coding sequence GTGTTCGAGCGGCCAGAGGACGCCGAGCGGGCGCTCGATGCCTTGATTCGCCAGGGTGACCACCAAGAGCGCAAGCTCGCGGTGAACGCCGCCGCGGCGCTTGGCCTGGAAGGTCTGGTTCGGCAAGCGGCGCTCGATCGCGACGAGACCATCCGCCTCGAGGCTCTGCGCGGCGCCGCCCGGCTGAACCCTCCAGCCGTCGACCTCCTGCGGGCCGCCGCCGACAGTGGTTCGCCTTCGGTGCGGGCCGAAGCCATGCGCCTCTTGGTTCTGGCGGGTGGTGAGGCGGCCGCGCAGGTGCTCCCGATCTTCCAGGCCATGGTTCACACGGGCAACCTCGAGACCCGCCGCACGGCGGCGCTCGGCCTGGGCGAGCTGGTGGGTGCCGAGACCGAGGCGGTGCAGGCGCTGGCGCAGCTCATGTCCAGCCGCAGCGAGACCATCCGTCGCAGCGCTGCCGAGGCGCTGTCAGCCGTCGCAGGACGCGAGGCCACGCTGGCCCGCCCCCTGCTCGAGCAAGCACTCGGAGACTCTGCCCACGACGTCCGTGAGGCGGCGAGCCGGGGTCTGGCCGTGGCCTGGGCCGCCGACCAAACGCCCGAGGCCTTGGCGGCGGTCTTACGCGACGCCGAGGCCGATAGCCGGAGACGCTTCGTGGCCCTCGAAGCCCTCGTCAGGCGGGCCAAAACACCCGAGGCACGTACCGCCGTGCTCGACGCCCTGAACGGCGTCGCCACCTCGGGTCCCTCGTTGGCTCGTCTGGCCGCCCGGGTGGGCCTGGCGTTCATCGATAGCCCGGCGACCGAAATGCGCAGCTTCCTCGACCGGCTACTCGGAAGCTGA